The nucleotide sequence AAAAAGCCCCAGGCACTGAGGGAACTATCCCTTTAGTACAGGTAGTTTCTCCCTAAGCTCATGAACTATCCACCCAAAAGGGTCGTAAATTAAAAGCCTTGGTCCACTAAAGCGCATAATCTCCCTTACTTTCTCCTTCATTAAGGGGCTGTAGCAGTGGATGGGGCACTTTTTGCAGGTGGGCTTTCTATCTCCAAAGGGACAGTTATCTAACCTTTGATAGGCGTACTTCAGTAAGTTTTGACATTGAGGGCAGAGCTCCCCCTTTTTACTTCCATGCTTCTTCCAACAGTAAATTTCAACCATCTTCCTAATAGTTTCTTTCTCTCTCTTCCTTGACACCCTTCCTCCTAATTTAAAAATCCCCTCCAGGAGGAGGGGATAGCTACGGGAGGGAGATAGGAGATAATATCCCTATATTCCAAGGAGATCTCTTTTCTTCATTATATGCTCCTCAATTCCGTCTGCAGCCTGAACCGGATCATCACCAACGGCAATCTTACCGCCTGTAAGTCCCTCAACTTCTTCGGTTAAAAGTTTAACAACCTTATCAGAACCTGTAACTGGTGGA is from Thermovibrio guaymasensis and encodes:
- a CDS encoding nitrous oxide-stimulated promoter family protein, giving the protein MSRKREKETIRKMVEIYCWKKHGSKKGELCPQCQNLLKYAYQRLDNCPFGDRKPTCKKCPIHCYSPLMKEKVREIMRFSGPRLLIYDPFGWIVHELREKLPVLKG